Proteins encoded in a region of the Cydia splendana chromosome 19, ilCydSple1.2, whole genome shotgun sequence genome:
- the LOC134799853 gene encoding protein mago nashi homolog, with the protein MSTDFYIRYYVGHRGKFGHEFLEFEFRPDGKLRYANNSNYKNDTMIRKEAYLHPCVMEELKRIIVDSEIMHEDDRLWPQPDRVGRQELEIVIGEEHISFTTSKTGSLLDVNQSRDPEGLRGFYYLVQDLKCLVFSLIGLHFKIKPI; encoded by the coding sequence ATGTCGACAGACTTTTACATACGGTATTACGTCGGTCACAGGGGAAAATTTGGTCATGAATTCCTCGAGTTTGAGTTCCGGCCCGATGGCAAACTGCGCTATGCCAACAATTCTAATTACAAGAACGATACAATGATCCGAAAAGAGGCATATCTACACCCCTGTGTAATGGAGGAACTGAAGAGAATAATTGTGGATTCCGAAATAATGCACGAAGACGACCGTTTGTGGCCCCAACCCGATCGTGTTGGTAGGCAGGAGTTAGAGATTGTGATCGGAGAGGAGCATATCTCGTTCACCACGTCGAAAACTGGGTCTCTGCTGGATGTTAACCAGTCCCGCGACCCAGAAGGTCTCCGCGGCTTCTATTACCTTGTGCAGGATTTGAAATGCCTTGTGTTTTCTCTCATTGGACTTCATTTTAAGATTAAGCCTATATAA
- the LOC134799756 gene encoding large ribosomal subunit protein uL18m → MNSIRKLCLVTPFARNASSAPAEFVNRNPRNLERIRVARKPDGYHLDNPGRKFWHKLILTSSNRSITAQLVHYLNGPVVEVKSSDWALQKQLYSTKDMCAYISVGQVFAQRCLEAGISEMYCDIEVTKGGKIERLIKEVKNGGIKLKEPEIYKKPHPWDKHRPEKPWNVTEE, encoded by the exons ATGAACTCTATAAGAAAGCTCTGCTTGGTTACTCCTTTCGCAAGGAATGCGTCATCTGCTCCAGCGGAATTCGTAAACAGAAACCCTAGAAACCTAGAGAGGATTCGGGTAGCTCGCAAACCTGATGGATATCACTTAGATAACCCTGGCAGAAAATTTTGGCACAA ATTGATTCTCACCTCGAGTAACCGCTCAATAACAGCACAGTTGGTCCATTACCTCAACGGTCCTGTTGTTGAAGTAAAATCCTCTGACTGGGCACTCCAAAAGCAACTTTATAGCACAAAAGATATGTGTGCTTACATCAGTGTTGGCCAAGTCTTTGCTCAGAGGTGCTTAGAGGCAGGCATCTCTGAAATGTACTGTGACATTGAAGTCACAAAAGGAGGGAAGATAGAGAGACTTATCAAAGAGGTTAAGAATGGGGGCATCAAGTTGAAAGAGCCTGAAATTTATAAGAAGCCTCATCCTTGGGATAAACATAGGCCTGAAAAACCATGGAATGTTACTGAAGAGTAG